CCGACAGTAAACTGTTATTTACGAACTGTTACGAATATATCATAGTCATAACGATTTTGACTAAGCCTGAGGGGCGATAAAAGTTTTTGGGCTGGCTTGAGAGTCGCTACGGAGGGCGATCGCCTGTTCTCTAGCCTAAGATTGGCCGATAATCCAATTCCAGGCGTGGGTGTAAGGGCAGCCTGAAGGGTGAAATTTGAACTGTGAAATTGGCTTGGGGTGAGAGGCGATCGCCACAAAAAGCCTCAGTGAGCTCAGCGAATGCCAGTTCACTCGGTCAATTCATGGGTGCATGGCTCGAATGCATTGCTCGCGATCGGCGGTGTGCCGCAGAGGGTAGGCCAATGGAGACATTTGACGGGCGGGAGTGGCTGTTGACCAATGGCCTGGGCACCATGGCCAGCGGAACTGTAGGGGATGCCCGGACGCGCACCTATCATGGTTGGCTGGTGGCGGCTCTGGCACCGCCGGGTCAGCGATCGCTCCTGCTCTCGCATCTAGAGGCGACACTGGTCGTGGCGCAGGACTCCTGGCCGCTGAGCACCAACTGTTGGGCAGACGGGGCCGTTCATCCCCAGGGCTATCGGCAGTTGCAGACCTTTGCGCGCGAGCCGGTGCCGACCTGGGTCTGGCAGGAGTCTGATTGGCAACTGACCCGGCAAATCGCGATGCCCCACGCAAGCCCTGAGATGGCTGCTGCGGGCCAAGGGGTGCTGGTGCGCTACCGCTACGAGGGCGATCGCCCGGCGGTGCTGCGTTTGCGCCCGCTGATTGGCGATCGCAACTTGCACCATCAGCAACACATGGCCCCAGATCTGCGCTTTCCCCAAATTGTTGGCTCGCAGTGGGCGTGTTTCCAGGCCCAGCGCCCTGCGATTCTGGGGACGCCGTGGCACCTGACCTGGACGCGGGGCCTCTACACCCCGGAGGACTCCTGGTATTTGCGCTACCGCTATCCCGAAGAGACGCAGCGGGGACTGGCGGATCAAGAGGACTTGTTTTGTCCGGGCGAACTGGCGGTGAGGTTGGCACCGGGAGAAACCGTAACCCTGGGGGCATTTGTGGGTCTGGCGAGCGCCCCGCTGACGGACCCGTGCTTTGATCAAGCGGTGGCTGCTGAGGCGGAGCGTTTGGCTGCGTTATTTGCCCCCGTGCTGCGATCGCCCCATCCCTATCTGGAGGCGCGCCGCCAGCTGTGCTGCGCGAGCGATCAGTTCATCGTGCATCGGACGTCGATCCAAGGGCCAACGGCGATCGCAGGCTATCCCTGGTTCAGTGACTGGGGCCGCGATACCTTGATTGCTCTGCCGGGACTGGCGCTGACCACGGGGCGCTGGGAGTTGGCCCGCGGTCTCCTAGAAACCTTTGGCAGCTACTGCCGCGATGGCCTCATTCCCAACACCTTTCCTGAAACGGACGCTGACCCGATCTATAACAGCTTGGATGCCACGCTGTGGTGGATTGAAACCCTGGGGCTGTACCTGGAGGCAACCCAGGACTGGGACTTTCTAGCTACTCAGTACCCTACGGCTCGCAAAATCTACAAGTTCCTAACAGCGGGGACCCACTACAGCATCTGCGTGGACGCGACTGATGGCTTGCTGGGATGGAATGCGCCTGGGGTGGCGCTGACGTGGATGGATGCGGTCGTAGACGGCTACGTGGTGACGCCGCGACGGGGCAAGCCCGTTGAGATTAATGCGCTGTGGTACTCGGCTTTGGCGTGGCTGAGGGACTGGGCAGAGCGCTTGGCCCATCGCAGTCACCCACCGGCACCGGCGCTGCTGAACCAAGCCGCCCACTATCGTCACCAGGCCGCCCAGGTCGAGGCCTCCCTGCAAAAGTTCTGGAACCGCTCCCAAGGCTATCTGTTTGATGGGTTAGCGCCCGACGACTCACGAAATGCTCAGATTCGGCCCAATGCGGTCATTGCCCTTTCGCTGTTTCACTGCGCTTTCCCTGCGACTCAGGGACGCCAGATTTTGGCGATCGCCCGCGATCGCCTGCTGACGCCCTATGGCCTGCGATCGCTCGATTCCAGCGATCCGGACTACATCGGCACCTACGCGGGCGATCGCTTCCATCGCGATCGCGCCTATCACCAGGGCACCGTCTGGAGCTGGCTGATCGGTCCCTTTGTACGGGCGTGGCGGCGCTTCTACCCTGACGAGCCGCTCCCCTTTGACTGGCAGCCCCTTCTCGATCACCTGACCTCCCAGGCGTGCCTGGGCTCTGTCTCTGAAATTTTCGATGGCGATCCGCCCCATGCCCCACAAGGCGCGATCGCCCAAGCGTGGTCAGTTGCCGAGATTCTTCGTGCCCTAGAGCTTGAGCTGAGCTGACGCAGCCAATCTGCGGCCATGAGTCTGGGATCCTGGGCATGTGTTAAACGAAAGAGAGCCCAGCTAATGGGCTCTCTTTCGTTTAAATTCTTTTGTATGGCTCAGGCGGGATTTGAACCTGCGACCTTGGGCTTATGAGTCCCCTGCTCTAACCACTGAGCTACTGAGCCGAGCGAACTTCGCTTGAAATTTTCGCTGCCGAAATCAGCAGCTTTAGTAACTTAACACAATCAAAGGGCGATCGCTACCCCTTTTGCCAAAAAATCTGAAAATTTTCTAAATACAGGGCCTACAAGGATTGGCTCAAAAAAAGGGAGCCTGAAGGCTCCCTTTTTTCAAATCGCTTGCAATCGGTGAACTAGCCTAGAACTCGCTTAGCCATCCCGCGAGGTCAGGAGAGCCAAAGGATTAACGGCGCCTTGGCCCGAAGGGTGAATCTCAAAGTGAGAGTGGGGACCGGTGCTATAGCCAGTGCTGCCCATCTCAGCAATCTGCTGACCCTGATCGACTTGTTGACCTACCCGAACCAAGTTTCGGTTGTTGTGTGCGTAGAGGGTGATGCTGCCGTCAGGATGCTGGATTTCAACCAGGTTGCCGTAGCCACCGTCGTTCCAGCCCGAGGTGATGACCACACCAGGAGCTGCTGCCACAACAGGAGTTCCTACAGGAGCGGCAATGTCAATACCCCGGTGCATTCTGCCCCAGCGGTAGCCGTAGCCGGAAGTGAGAACCCCCTCAGCGGGCCAAATGTAACCCTTGAACGTTGCACTTTCCTTGGGCAGATAGGTGTCAGCGGCAGCTAGGGGTGGCAGCTGGGGAGAAACACTCTGGCCGATCGCGGTTTTGACAATTGGGTCATAGCTTGCCGATCCGATATTGGCGGCGGCGACGACCTGCTCTTGCGGAGCCGCAGGCGGGTTGACTGGGATCGTCACAGACTGGCTGCTGGCCTGACCGCTGGCTTTCTGCTCGCGCAGGTTCCGGATTTCAGCTTGCAAACCGTTGGTGTACTGGTTGGGCTTGAATTCAGGATTGACGCGGCTGCCGCCTAGAGAGGCTGCATCGTTGCTGGTGGAAACAACCGCAACGGTTTGGGGCTCAGCAACAGGCTCATTGCGGGTTGCAACGGTTACTGAGTCATCCCTCTGCGTTTGGTATTTTTCGCGGAGTCTGATGATTTCAGCTCGTAGACCTTCCGTGTAGGTGTCAAGCTGCGTCTCGGCGCCAAACTGAGGAACGCTTTGATTCTCGGGCTGAGCTACGCCAGGGCGGCTGACCGGAGCCGTTGCGACCTGTAAGCCTTCTTCTGTGGCAGCTTCCTCAGCGGGAGCCGCCGGTGTCAGGCCAACGACCAAAGGCAGTTCGGGAGAATCGGCCTTTTGCGCTTCTGCCTCAGTCTCTTCATCCAAGACAGGAATGGGAGTTGCGGAGGCGATGGTGACAGGCTGGGTAGTAACCGTTGCTACGCTGAAGGGCGTCTCCACAGACTGCTGGGGAATGCGCAGCACCTGATCGACTTTGATCAAGTTGGGGTTGTCGATGCCGTTAAAAGCGATCAGCTCAGACTGAGACACGCCGTGCTGACGCGCGATCGCGCTCAGGGTGTCGCCGGAGTTGACGCGATAGGCCTCTACGACAGCCTGGGGCTGAGCGAGTGTCGCGTTGCTCTCAGGTTGCTGAGGAGCGATCGCCACTGCCAAGCTAGGAACCGTGGGGACGTTGACCTGCTCAGAGGCGATCGCCTTCGGCTCTGCTGTCTCAGTTTCGACTACAGCGGCTTCTTGCTCAGCAGCTTTGGGAGCAGCTAGTGTCGGGCTGGCTGCAGCTTGCAGACTATCAGCCTTCTCAGGCATGGCGTAGCTCTGGGCTGAGGGCTCTAGAGCCTTGCTCGAAGACTCGGTTGCCCGCTCAGGCAGCGTCATGACCGGAATTTCAACAGCCGTTGAGCGGCTAGCAATCTCGGTTTCTTCTGGAAGGCTGGGCTCAGCCACATCAGCCTCAGAAACGGAGGGCTCGACCGACGACTCAACAAAAGCAGGTGCGGTGGTAGACGCTGCTTCAGATTGGCTGAGGCTCTTTAGGTCGGCCAGGCTGCTCTTGAGCGCGTTGCTCTTTTGCTTGAGTTCAGCTAGCGCGACTTCTTGCTCGGTCTTCAGCTGGCTGTCTAGACTTTCAGTCGCGGTCTCAACGGGGACCTCAGCGGCAGGGGGCTCTGGAGCCTCTAGTTCGTCTGCTGCTGGGCTGGGCTGCACATCGCTGACAGTGGGGCTCATTGCATAGGTTGCATAGGCCACTTCGCTCGGTGCAGGAAGCTTGAGGGTCTGGCCAGGATAAAGCAACGCGTCAGGCGTCAGACCATTGAGAGACGCTAGGTCATTGACATTGACCTGATACAGGCTTGCAATCTGCCAAAGGGTTTGCCCTTCTCGCACGGAGTGAGTCGCGCTAGAAGACTCTGGGAATGAGAAGGCAACCGTTTGATCTTCCGGGACGGAAGGGGCCACAGGAGCGTCAGCGAGACCTACGGCCGACGGTTCGGCGGCCATGGGCTCAGCAGCCATGGCTCCATCATCCTGCTGCGGCAGGAGCAAATGCGAAGCACCCATCGAGAGTGCCAGACCAATCATCGCAGCAGAGGTGCGAGCGCGTCGGCGAGGGGCTTCTGGAAGAACCTGTTTTTGCTCTTCCCAAGCTTCTGCGTCAGAGGCGAGGGCCTGAGAAAGGCGCTCTAGCTCGCTCATGGCTCGGGATGTAACAGGCTTAACCTTCTGCGGAAATGCTCGTTTCAAAGAACGACCTCCTAGTGACCAGCGTTTAACTGCTCTTGAGTCCATCTAACTGCTTTTCGTCAACGATTCTAATCACATCACGTAAGCGATCAGGATCACCAACGGCAAATATGCTTAGGCAAGAGTACCCTGGTTTTTTGATTTAGACAAGTTTACATGGCTCAAGAAGAATCAACAGTAGGACAGACAGGGTATTGGGAGAAGTGGTTCGAAACTGTTAATGGGCAATGCCACTTTTTGAAGGCCCGAAAGCAGTTTACATCACCTTTTCTACGAAATGAGGAATCTGAGATGCACTCCTGTCTGGGGTCCTGTAGGGCGTGTCAAAAATGCATTGACCTGTCAGCTTCTAGTGCTTGAGATGACTAGACTGCAACCCTTCTGGCTTGACCCTGATGTCCTCTGCGACCTCAATGTAGACAAAAATCTACGCCTATTGTTCACGAAATGACAACCGTAGGATTTAGAACTTCACATCCGTAGAATTTGCTACCGAATGGTGGCGGCAACCTCAGAGACGATCGCCTGTAATCCGCTTCTAGTCTTGCTCTAGAGCATCGGTTTCTCTTGGCTTTGACTGTGTTTCTCAGGGGCTTAGAGATCCGTGCGCAAGGGTACCCAAGGCTTTACTTCGGTCCATCAGGATATCTCCCAGGATGGATGAGGTTCCTGATAGAAATTTCTTATTGACTTATTACGGGATTGGTAGTGTAGGCGACTGAAGGACGCTTAAAAAATCTTGATTCTCTCAACCTCTATGCTTTTGACGTGCATGAGAGAAGGATCAGTGAAAGCTGCCAAGCTCAGGATGAGGGAAGTCAAAGAAAAATTCTTTCTTGTATCTATCGATGAAGATACAGGTTCGCTGATGAGAGAAACCTATAGAGAAGATAGAGGAGAGCTTTTGCTGCTTGAAGAGCGATCGCATTGCTCTGGTGAAATGGCAGATAGATAGCGAGGGATGAAACCCAAAATATATAGACAAGCGGAGGGCGATCGCCTTTTGCGCCTATCTATCGAGAGCTTTTAGGCAATAGTTTGCGAGAGAGCGATCGCCGCTAAATTTCCAAGCCAATTCCGGCCAGTAACCCCGAAGACTTCGAGATTACTGAAAAGGAGACGAGCACAGGAGCGATCGCCTTGCTGATGGATCTGGAGCGGAGTTAGCCGAGGTAACCTAGCTGGCGCCGCGCTTCGAAGAGGCCAATGGCAGCGCTGACGGAAAGATTGAGGCTGCGCACGTGGGCTTGGCTCATGGGGATGTGCAGGGTAGCGTCGCACTGCGCTAAAACTTCTCGCGGCAGCCCCTGGGTTTCACAGCCAAAGAGTAACCAGTCTTCTTCCTGAAACTCAAACTTAGAATAGTTATATTGTCCTGAAGCGCTGAAGCCCAGCTGACGTCCGCCAAGGGTCTGATGGTAGACCTCAAATGCATCAAATGTCTCGTGGTAGTGCAGATCTACGTAAGGCCAGTAGTCTAGGCCGGCTCGCTTGAGCTGGCGATCGCTAATCTCGAAGCCCAAAGGACCTACAAGGTGGAGCTCCGTGCCGGTAGCTGCACAAGTTCGAGCAATGTTTCCAGTATTGGGTGGAATTTGGGGATTAACGAGAACAATGCGGGGCATTTCAGGCAAGGTACTCAGTATCGTTTCGCGGTCGAAACCCTAGAGAATACCGCAAAACCAATAGTTTTTTTTAATGGCCCTCTCGAATCGAAAATTGATTAAATATTCTGATGGCTAATCCACCCCAACCCAGGCTGATCGGAGTGGGGCTAAACAATTGTGATTTTCTAGAAAATGAGCCTAATTAAATAAATAAAGCTAATGAATGAACCCAAAAAGCCTGATGAAATCAGGCTTTGAGCCAGAGGTTGTTCCCGTGGTTGCTGCCAAAAAGAGGGAATCGCCCGCGCGATTGATAGGGGATGCAAGAAAGCGCGTTCCGCTCTTTTTGGGGCGACAAATACGCAGTGAACCTGAGCAGCCTACGAGAAGAATGCTGACTTTAGGCGCGGAGCGGCTGTAAAAGCGGTCACGCCACGAGGGGGTGGCACAGCTTGCTGGCGAGTTCTCGCTCCTGCTCTTCAAGATCTTGAATGGCCTGGACAAAAATCTGCCGTGGACTCAGTCCCTGTTGATAGAGCGATAGCCAGCGTTGGGCTTCGTTGCCGTCTCGCAGAATTTTGCGCAAAGGCAGCAAGAAACAGCCAAAGCCGTTCTTTTTCGCGGTGGGCAGGACTTCTTGATAAAGCTGCTCGATCCAGTCGCGAGCGCTCAAGATGTGGCCGTCTCGCCAATGGCGCAGGGGTGCGTCCAAGCTACTTTTGGCGGCGGACATTTCATTGGCGTCTGCGATCGCCACGAGGTCCTGACTGCGGCTGTTGCTGGGAAAGAGGCTAATGGAGAGCGGATCGAGGCTGGGGTCTTCGATGCATTGGAGAATTCGAGCCTCGAGGAGTGCTGTCACGGCCAAAAGCGCGATCGGATCGGTCATGAGATCGCAGATGCGCAGCTCTAGGCGGTTGAGGTTGTAAGGACGGCGATCGCCATTTGGGCGCACCGAGCTCCACAGGTGCCGGACGTTTTGCATGGTGCCAGCCTCGATCTGAGCTTCGGTCCACTGGATATAGTGACGGTGGCTCTCAAATAGCGGAACGTGAACGGGCGTTTTGGGGAAAACGGACCAGCGAGTGGAGTGCTGACCAGTGACCTTGCTGTCTAGAAAGGGTGAAGCGGCGCTCAGCGCCAAAAAGAGAGGCGCCTCAACTCGAACCAGGCGGCAAGCCCGCATAAGGGTTTCGGGGTCCGAGATACCAATGTTGATGTGAATGCTAGCGGTGACAACGGTGGTGCCGTAGGTCTGCTCGATATACCCGTGATAGGGGTTGGCAGGGTCTGACCGATAAAAGCGATCGCTGCCGCCGAGAGACAGCGTACTGCCCGGAATCAGCGTGTAGTCGCCCAGGGTTTTCAGGTAGGCGCGCAGCTGCTGGCGGGGACGGATCAAGTCGCAGAGCAGGCGATCGTAGCAGCTCAGCGGCGGAGTGGTGTACTCGACGTTGCGATTGTCAGGCTCCCGGACAAAACTGTCCAACTCCGCGACGATCTGGTCTGAGAATCCCACAATGTCCCCTTGAGGGGTGCCAGTGTACATCTCGACTTCAAAGCCTTTCGATAGCAGCACGCGATTGCCTCAGGAGACGACAAAGAACTTTTATATAGCTTGTGCGAGGGCCTCAGAAGCCTTCATCTGTCCGAAGAGATGGCTACTTCCAGCAGGAAATTTGAGATTGGACCCCAGAA
This genomic stretch from Geitlerinema sp. PCC 7407 harbors:
- the gshA gene encoding glutamate--cysteine ligase, whose protein sequence is MLLSKGFEVEMYTGTPQGDIVGFSDQIVAELDSFVREPDNRNVEYTTPPLSCYDRLLCDLIRPRQQLRAYLKTLGDYTLIPGSTLSLGGSDRFYRSDPANPYHGYIEQTYGTTVVTASIHINIGISDPETLMRACRLVRVEAPLFLALSAASPFLDSKVTGQHSTRWSVFPKTPVHVPLFESHRHYIQWTEAQIEAGTMQNVRHLWSSVRPNGDRRPYNLNRLELRICDLMTDPIALLAVTALLEARILQCIEDPSLDPLSISLFPSNSRSQDLVAIADANEMSAAKSSLDAPLRHWRDGHILSARDWIEQLYQEVLPTAKKNGFGCFLLPLRKILRDGNEAQRWLSLYQQGLSPRQIFVQAIQDLEEQERELASKLCHPLVA
- a CDS encoding amylo-alpha-1,6-glucosidase, with the protein product METFDGREWLLTNGLGTMASGTVGDARTRTYHGWLVAALAPPGQRSLLLSHLEATLVVAQDSWPLSTNCWADGAVHPQGYRQLQTFAREPVPTWVWQESDWQLTRQIAMPHASPEMAAAGQGVLVRYRYEGDRPAVLRLRPLIGDRNLHHQQHMAPDLRFPQIVGSQWACFQAQRPAILGTPWHLTWTRGLYTPEDSWYLRYRYPEETQRGLADQEDLFCPGELAVRLAPGETVTLGAFVGLASAPLTDPCFDQAVAAEAERLAALFAPVLRSPHPYLEARRQLCCASDQFIVHRTSIQGPTAIAGYPWFSDWGRDTLIALPGLALTTGRWELARGLLETFGSYCRDGLIPNTFPETDADPIYNSLDATLWWIETLGLYLEATQDWDFLATQYPTARKIYKFLTAGTHYSICVDATDGLLGWNAPGVALTWMDAVVDGYVVTPRRGKPVEINALWYSALAWLRDWAERLAHRSHPPAPALLNQAAHYRHQAAQVEASLQKFWNRSQGYLFDGLAPDDSRNAQIRPNAVIALSLFHCAFPATQGRQILAIARDRLLTPYGLRSLDSSDPDYIGTYAGDRFHRDRAYHQGTVWSWLIGPFVRAWRRFYPDEPLPFDWQPLLDHLTSQACLGSVSEIFDGDPPHAPQGAIAQAWSVAEILRALELELS
- a CDS encoding peptidoglycan DD-metalloendopeptidase family protein, producing MSELERLSQALASDAEAWEEQKQVLPEAPRRRARTSAAMIGLALSMGASHLLLPQQDDGAMAAEPMAAEPSAVGLADAPVAPSVPEDQTVAFSFPESSSATHSVREGQTLWQIASLYQVNVNDLASLNGLTPDALLYPGQTLKLPAPSEVAYATYAMSPTVSDVQPSPAADELEAPEPPAAEVPVETATESLDSQLKTEQEVALAELKQKSNALKSSLADLKSLSQSEAASTTAPAFVESSVEPSVSEADVAEPSLPEETEIASRSTAVEIPVMTLPERATESSSKALEPSAQSYAMPEKADSLQAAASPTLAAPKAAEQEAAVVETETAEPKAIASEQVNVPTVPSLAVAIAPQQPESNATLAQPQAVVEAYRVNSGDTLSAIARQHGVSQSELIAFNGIDNPNLIKVDQVLRIPQQSVETPFSVATVTTQPVTIASATPIPVLDEETEAEAQKADSPELPLVVGLTPAAPAEEAATEEGLQVATAPVSRPGVAQPENQSVPQFGAETQLDTYTEGLRAEIIRLREKYQTQRDDSVTVATRNEPVAEPQTVAVVSTSNDAASLGGSRVNPEFKPNQYTNGLQAEIRNLREQKASGQASSQSVTIPVNPPAAPQEQVVAAANIGSASYDPIVKTAIGQSVSPQLPPLAAADTYLPKESATFKGYIWPAEGVLTSGYGYRWGRMHRGIDIAAPVGTPVVAAAPGVVITSGWNDGGYGNLVEIQHPDGSITLYAHNNRNLVRVGQQVDQGQQIAEMGSTGYSTGPHSHFEIHPSGQGAVNPLALLTSRDG
- a CDS encoding tRNA (cytidine(34)-2'-O)-methyltransferase, whose amino-acid sequence is MPRIVLVNPQIPPNTGNIARTCAATGTELHLVGPLGFEISDRQLKRAGLDYWPYVDLHYHETFDAFEVYHQTLGGRQLGFSASGQYNYSKFEFQEEDWLLFGCETQGLPREVLAQCDATLHIPMSQAHVRSLNLSVSAAIGLFEARRQLGYLG